The segment ACGAGCCATGGCGCTATCGGAACGGTCGAACTGGGCCACGCTCTCGCTATTCGTGCTGGGCGCCTTCGGGTTGGCGTCGGCTGTCTTCCTTAGCGTCGGATATCGCATGGGTACGTTTCCGACTATGCTTCTCGGCTCGGGAATCGTCACGTATGCCGTCCAGATGGAACTGGTCCGAGCGAGTGCGATAGCCGCGCCACTGAAGTACGGCGCGGTTGCTGCGTTCTTCGCGTTGTCGTTCGGCGTACACAGGCGCGTGATATGGGCGGCCGTACTCGCCATCGTCTTTGTGACGGTCGATGCGGCATTTCTCTTCATGCCCAACCCTGATCCGTTCTCGGGCTTGTTCGCCAGCCTCCAGCTCCCATTCCACGCGCTTGTATGTTGGTGGACGTTCGATGCGATCCGTGCGATACGACAAGGGCGCGCAAATGAGGATATCGTACGCAACCTGGACTTCCAGCATCGTCTCAGGAGACGGCTCGAAGAATCCGACGAGCCAGCGCCGCCAGCCGCGACATTCGATACGCGCTTTCGACGGCTCCCGCCAGGGGCGATCTAGGGTTTCTGCTGCCTGCGGTAGATCTCGGTGAGCAGCTCTTCCGCCGTCGTCACCTTGCCGTTGCTGCCGAGCGCTTCGCGCGCCATCCTTTCCGCCTCTTGCGGCTTGTATTGGAGCTGCAGAAGCACGTCGATCGCTTCGGCGACGAAATCGGGCGCCGGCTCCTTCTTCTTCTCCGGCTCGCCGCGGATGAGACCGAAGCGCGCGACCTTGCCTTGCAGCTTGGCGACGATGTCTTTCGCCTTCTGCTCGCCGATGCCGGGCAGACGCCGCAAGCTCGCCGTGTCGCCGGCGTCGATATAGCGCGCGATCTCGGCCATCGGTTTCGAAAACGCTCGAGCTGCCGTCTTCGGCCCGACGCTCGCGACGGTGAGTAGCGCTTCGAAGAACTCGCGCTCGATCGCGTTGGTGAACCCGACGTACATCGCCGAGCCGCGGTTGCCGTCGATCTGCATGTATGAGAACACTTCGAGTTTTATCGGGCCCCCGGGCCGGACATTCGCGACCTTCTCGCGCACGCACGCGGGCAGCATGATCTCATAGCTCAGACCGCCGGCGTCGATGA is part of the Candidatus Eremiobacteraceae bacterium genome and harbors:
- the ruvA gene encoding Holliday junction branch migration protein RuvA; amino-acid sequence: MFSRIEGKLAELTEEAALIDAGGLSYEIMLPACVREKVANVRPGGPIKLEVFSYMQIDGNRGSAMYVGFTNAIEREFFEALLTVASVGPKTAARAFSKPMAEIARYIDAGDTASLRRLPGIGEQKAKDIVAKLQGKVARFGLIRGEPEKKKEPAPDFVAEAIDVLLQLQYKPQEAERMAREALGSNGKVTTAEELLTEIYRRQQKP